CCTTTGTGGTGGGATAATGGGGCTGCTCCTCACCATatgctcttcttcctctcttccctctctcccaaGTGCATCTCCAGCCCAAGACATGTCCTGCTACGACCAGTGCCTGCCATGCCGGCCCTGTGGCCCGACCCCgctggccagcagctgcaacgagccctgCGTCAGGCAGTGCCAGAACTCCACCGTCGTCATTGAGCCCTCTCCCGTAGTGGtgaccctgcccggccccatcctcagctccttcccgcaGAACACCGTTGTGGGATCGTCCACCTCTGCTGCCgttggcagcatcctcagctgtgACGGAGTCCCCATCACCTCCGGGTGCTGTGATCTCTCAGGCATTTCCAGCCGCTACTGTGGCAGAAGATGCCTGCCCTGCTAAAGCCACTGCCCATGGCCCTGGGGTTCCAGCACGACCATGGTGCTGGACAACAGAAGGAGGAGTCTTCAGGCCATTGCTTTCAGAATGACGGACCTTCCTCACCTCCTCTGGCAAACATTGGCAGGAGCCTGACCAGGGGCTAGTCTGAGATCTCTGAAAACACAGTCCATGTCTCTCCTTCCATTCTAACACCTACCCCCCTGTCTCAATTTTCATAGTGTTCTTCTcctcccctgtgctgtggggatCCTCAGATCCAGCCCTGTCACTGTGGTAACAGCAGACAAATGCCCTGCATGAACTCCTCCATGGGCGAAGGATGCTGCCTCTTGGTTGGCCCTGGTGATCCCTGCACTGAAGGGCCTCTGCTCAGAGTgacctccttttcctctttacaTTCATTAAAGATTTCTGCATCCCGGCCTTGGTTGTACATGTTTCTTCCCTCTGCATATGCCCTCCCGAGCTGCTCAGCGAGAATGGTTTTGCCCTTGGTGGGTATAAGATGGGTGTTTAAAGTCTTCATGCAATTGCTTTCAGAATGACGGACCTTCCTCACCTCCTCTGGCAAACATTGGCAGGAGCCTGACCAGGGGCTACCCTGAGATTTCTGAAAACTCGGCCCATGTCTCTCAGTAAGCCCTGGAGATCCCTGCACTGAAGGGCCTCTGCTCAGAGTGacctccttttcctctgtacACTCATTAAAGTTTCCGGCAACCCAGCCTTGGCTGTAGATGTTTCTTCCCTCTGCGTATGCCCTCCTGAGCCGCCCAGCGAGAATTGTCTTGCCCTTGGTGGGTATAAGATGGGCGTTTAAGGAGCCTTTTCCCCACTCCCAGAACAATGGGAGGTTGCGACATGCTGCAGAGGGTCCTCTCTTGGACAATGCCCCTTGGGGCTGAAGAAGACATTCCTCACTTTCACAGAGCTAGGGGCAATCTACCCTTGCCTTGCAGCATCTCTGCCCACAGCTCCCCCCTGTCCTGCAAACAGAGAGCACAACCTCTGCTCTCCTCATGGAAGAAGCTACGAGTCTGTGGGAGGCTGTGGAGGCTTGGCACCCTGTAGGCTCTTAGGAACGGGCTTCTTCTTGCTCAGgacagtgctgtgctggggaagcAGGTGGGGACAGAAGATGGATGGCAGATGTGGGGAATGGGTGGAATAAGTGCAGGGATGCCCGACTGCTTCTACTCCACCCTCATCTTCCCTCGTTTGCCCTACCTCAGGGCTAAGGCCAGCACACATGGGCATGTGCGGCAGGAACATGTGTCCCATGAGGCCCAACCGCCCCCAGCATGGCACTTGGTAGGGCCCAGGTGATGGCACACATGCAGGGCTGATCCCCTTCTACAAGTCAGCATTGGTATTCCCCGTCATGGAACATACACGTAAATCTCTAGTCCCTGAGGATCCTGAACCCATATGGGGTGAGTCAGTGCAAAGACAGCAGGCAGTTTGCATGCCCCCATGCTGCTCTAGGGTGCCCACTTGCCCCCAAGCATGCAACAGCTTTCCTCAGGTGCAGGATGTGCACTCACAGGGACTTCCTCACTCTCATTTCCACTTTTCCTGACCATTTGCTTTGCTCCTGCTCAGGCAagttgtttctctgtttcttcttttggttATGTAGAGGCTATGTTCAGGATGTGTGCAGCTCTCTGTTGCCCAGTTGCACTTCAAGGATGCCCATTGTTTCCAGGCCCTGCTTGACTGCTGGCAGACATTTTTCTTGTCAGTGCTTTGCAGCCCCTTGATGTTTCTCATCAGTATCTCATTAGAGCCTGGTTACATCTATAACAGGTCCCATCAGAAGGGCACCTTGTCCTTCCCTGCTTGATTACAGAGCTGTTTTCTTATGGATCCACTTATGGCCTTGCTTGGTACAGCCTTGTCATGTCCAGAAGGAATCAGCCATGCAGGCAAGAGAGATGAGCCAAAGTTGTGCTGGGGTAAACCCTTTGTCTTTCCTGGTGCCAGAGGAATGGAGTCAGCCACAGCTGCAAGAGAATGCAACCAATTTAGCCCAGGTGAAGGTATGGCACTGCCAGGGCTAAGGTGTGGGGTAGACCACAGGAAAGAGACCCAGGCAGAGCTCTgacaaacatttctgctttgttggGATGGCCCATTGCCCTGGAAGGGCTTGGCCCATGTTGCAACCCAAAATATGACTAGTAGTTCCTGGAGACATTGGTTTCTTAATTGCTCTGCTGTTTATTGCCTACCTTAAATGCCCCAGGACACTGTTAGCAGTATATAATGCTTGGGTGAAGTTCTGGGTGCATGTCATTGGCAAACAGATAAAAGTGTGGTTGGGATCTGCCTCTGAATTTGAACAAGGCAGATTATAGGGATGGTTAATTCTGTCCCAGGCAGTCCCAGTACAGCTCCATAAATCAGGGTTCccagcttcaggaaaaaaaaaaaaagcctatgctattccctttttctttgagaGTTTGGCTCCATTTGACTTTTGAATATATCACCTAGCAATGCAATTTGAATAGACAGCTAAACACAAAGATTAGACATATGCTAATATGAACTCACTGTGTAGTATCCTAATTACAAGAGTAAAAATCACTCCCCTGTACAGGGAGACCCTGGCCCAACATGGGACCCTTCCTCTCTGAGGAtgtgcagaaggaaaagtgcagaTGCTTATTCATCCCTGTACACTCGTTGATCCTGACATCTCCCAGACTGTCTCCAGTACCGgtctgcagcccctgctctccCTACAGAAAACACTTCCAGTTCTTCCAGGGAGGCAGGACTCCAATTTCCCCCCTCCAGAAATGATGGGATGCCATCTTGACCCTATCTTGCCCTCCTGAATGTCACATCTCACCAAAGTCTGACAGTGCCATCAAGGCTGCCAGGAAAAGCAGGACCATGTCACGCTCTCACCTTCACAGGGTGCTCACGTAGTGCCTGGAAAGAGGGAGCTCAAGCTTGCAAGTTCACTTCCCCCTCTGCCAGCTCAAAGCAGCCTCTAAACCTCAGCACAGAGGGTGGAGCAAAGCTCTCCCCCTAGTCTCAAGACTAGTGGTTAAAGCAGTCAGAAAGGAATCCAGCCAATCTTTGCTGTGCCCTAGGATCCCCATGGCCAGCCAGAAGTGTTCAAGCACCGTGAGCGTCACACTTGTGCAGTTAGCTCAAAACTGCAGGCCTGTGAAGGCTAGGACATTTCACCTGGTCAGCGGTAAGGCAAAAGGGCAACGACATCGCCCCTGTCTGCTTCCCTCTTCTGGCCCCTTCTGGCAggtgggcagccccagcaaggGGTAAGTGTCCCCAGTGGCCTCCCTCTGCCATCCAACCTGCAAGGGGACTTCCAAGCAACGCCAGGACGCCCACGTGGCTCCGGCTGTGGCTGTGTCTCTGGCAGGCTGGTGCCATCTCCGTTCAGCTGCACCCAGGCTCCAGACCCTTTCAGCAGAACCGAAGTGCCTTGGACGGGCCGGGCTGGCGGGGGAACCCCCGCGGCTGCGGGACGAGGTGGTCCTGGCGGGCGGAGCGGCAGCGCCCCCTGGGGGCTGTGCCCCTGCCTCGCCCCCGCCACAcacgcccggccccgcccgccaCGGTTCCTGCACGGCCGCAGCCCCGGCTCCTCTCCCCGTGGCTCTCAGGGCGCAGTAATACACCGCCGCGTCCCGAAGACGGGGATCGGTGAGCCACAGGGCGCTGGACCGGCGGTCTGCTGCCACCACGAGCCACCCCGGCAGGTCCCTCAGTTCTCTGGAACCACTGAAAGCGCTCATGAGGAATGCGGGTCCTTGGCCCGGGAGATGGCGGTACCAGTAGATGGAGTCACCAGTCTGCATGTTGGGGTGTGAGCAGGTGATGTTGATGCTGGTGCCCTCCCTGGTCTCTGCCCACGGCTCCTGCTGCACCTGGGCTCTGCACACAGCCACTGCCGAGAAAGCAAGCAGGAGAAAACTCAGAAAACGTCTTTCCTGCACCGAAAACGTCAcgcagggggagaggggagaagaaaacagttgATAGCCGATGCGAgctttttctcagaagaaagcaTACAAAGGCATTTCACTGGGACTGGTTATTAGGGGACCAAGTCGGAGCAGGGCTGTTTGGGAGGAGAGTCCGagccaggaggagaagggaagcagGCAGCAATGAGTGGGGGTGTGCcgaaaggagaggaggaaggcagggagcaAGGCAAGGTGGGAGGCAACGGCCGGCTGAGCTCGCTGGAGGCAGGCgggctggctgcagagggaggCCAGAGGGGAGCGAGGTCCGTAAGAAGCCGGCGGGCCAGAAGCGAGGgcagccccgtcccgtcccgtcccgtcccgtcccgtccccggCGCCGGCAGCCCCGCGCACCCAGGAGCACCGCGGCCAGCGCCGCCAGCCCTgcggcccggccctgccgcaTCCCGCCGCTCCGCCGCCCGCGCCGCGCTGCCCCCGCCAGCCCCGGCTCTGCTCCGCCCGCGGcgcctcctccccgccgccgccgcccggcgccGCCAGCTCCGCCCCGGGGCCGCTCGGGGGCTGGCCCGGGCTGCGAGTGCTGGGCGCCTGTGGGCGGGCAGGGCTTCGGCTGCTGCCCGCGGGGCTCTGCCcgtcctgcagcccagcccgggataggagaggcagagggagagagagtGGGAGATGGAGCGGGAGCGAAAGGGCGAGGGAGCGGAGACAGCAGCTGCCCTTCTGCTACGGCATCTCCTTTGGgagtgggaaggggagaggagggcagtGAACATGGTAGGAGATGAGGAGGCAtagaggagagcagagaaggagCCTCAGCCCCGTGTACCCCACGCAAGTGATGTGACTGCCCACATTTGGTCTCCTCACTGCCTCCCTCAGTCAGGTTTGTATCCCTGTGTGTTGTTTCCAGCTTCCTGCTGTTCTTTctctcgccccccccccaggtgctgaACGGCTGCTTCTAGGGTAGGAAACAAGGAGGGAGGAGCTGAaaggtaagaaagaaaatgagggcTGCTGTGGAAGCAGTGATGGCAGCTTCCCCAAGACCTCCATTGCAGAAGAGAGTAGAGAAAAGGGCATTGCCCtgaaagcagagacagagaacACAGCaggggaaacaaagaaaaaacctcCCTCGGTTTTGCATGGCTTCCTTCATTTTCTCGGTCCCTAGGCTGCAGATTGGTGCATAGAGCAGGGGCATCATAGCCCTGGAGAAGATGGACACCACTTTGTTGTGGGACAAGTTGGCAATGGGTTGGGTATAGAGGAGGGAACGTAGCCCCCGGCATGATACAAGTGCAGGGAAGTGAGAGTGAGCAGACAGTGTCTTGTGTCTCCTCACATGTCTACATTCAGAGGGAGGAGCACCCTGCAGGAACTCAAGGAGGACAGGAAAACTGGTGGTGCTGTTGTATTCAAGAAGCACAGCAGTCCAGAAGCTCTCTGCAGAAGGCAGCTGCATGACTGACAGCGAGTCCCAGAAGGAGCTGCGATTGTGTAGGGCCAGAGCAGGGCAAACAAAGGGTGAGCACCGCTTGTGCCaaggaggggagcaggagctCAGCCCACAGGCCTCCCACCAGACTGCAGTTCTGCAGTGGGTGGCAGATGCACGCAGCTTGGTCATAGGCCATGAGTGTGAAGAGGACATCCCAGTTTAGGCCCGCtagtggaggaagaggagccaGACCACACAGCTGGAAAAGTAAATTGTCCATAAAGAGGCGTCCTGACCAAGACATGGCACATGTCAGTGAATGAGAGGTTTCCAAAGACAAACTACACAGAAGGATGCATGGGCTATTTGGGCACCACACATGAGTGTATTCCCAACCTGGATCAAGAGGTAGATATCTGAGTCCAGAATaaagagcagcagctctcagctctCAGACAAACCcagcagcaacaaaagaaaCCTCTCTCTAGACCTTCCCCTCACTCCTGTGGGAAGGAGATAGAGTTGCTGCTCAGGATTCCTTGCCTTCCACCACTCGATATCTTCTGGAGGTAAAACACAGCAGGGCCTCAGCAATCCAGGATGTTCCTTGACAGACAGTTGAAAGTAAAATCTGAACTCTGGAGTTCAGGAGagcagtatttgttttcttcactgtgtgCACAACTATCTCTGTGCGTTCCCAAATATACTTCAGTATGCATCCAGGAGTGTCTGTGAGTGCACCCATGAAATCATGCATCTTTTGACATGAGCAGCAGTGTGCATGAGTGCTGTTCCCTCCGCCCGCTTTTGATATCATGAATGATATCGGTACGTGATCATGGGTCACCCTGGGAATTAACAGAAACAGTGATCCGTCAACAGCATCCCTCCAAGGCTGATATGTGGTGACTGTGCATGATCCTCCTCCAGAGGATCACAGGCTGCACCTCCAGCACGCACGTAGTCCAACCCTGTTTTCAGAGCGGGTCTCATCAGATCAGGTTGCTTAGGATCAAGTCCAGGCAAAGTCTGAACTTTTCAGAGGGTGGAGCTCCAATAGCATCTCTTTGGCAATCTGCTCTAGGACTTGATCGCCTTCAGGGTAAATATTTCTTCCATGTATATTTCATCCATATAACCAAGCCTACCCATTTCTGAAATTGCACGCATTAGCCCCAGACTAAGTATGCTTCATCTCCAAAGTTCAGCTCTGTTTCCTTTGAATCCCCCTGTGAAGTGGGAGTAGACAATACACGTCTGTTTGGCTTTCTGTGTTGGACCCACAGGGtctttccctcctcccacagcacagcaacaCCAGGACCCATGTTCCTCTGGTTCAGTACCACTTCTGCCCAAGGTTTCAGGCCCTGCATGACTCAGCATCAGGCCCATGAGTCACAGATGTATGTGTGGCATTGGTTTCCCCATGGGGGACCTCTGTCCCAACCCACACACCACTGACACTGCACCGGCAGCAGATCCACGCAGGGCTGGGCCTGCACAAAGATGGCAGgatttctcagcctttctcctTGTGCATAAAGCTAATGCCATCCTTTTGAACACTCTAGCCATGGGGAGTGCAGCTGTGTCCTGGCCtggagaggcagggaggggTGACTGCCACCATGCTCTTTCACTCTGAATCCTGTGGTACAGAATTAAAGAAAGGATCCAAACTGTTGTGGGCCCATCCTTGTTGGGGACTGACATTGGCAATGAACTTCTTAGGGTCAGGAGAAAGAGGGCTTCAGATACAGAAGGCTGCATTTCAGCATGTGTGCAGTGGGCACTTCTGGgctgtttttgttctgtgattGTTCAGCTGTTCTCAggttccttcttcctctcttcttgcCAACTAAACATCCACCACACAGCTCTCTCACACAATCTGCTGAAAGCAAGATGTGGGGAGACAATGTGATTTAAGCTAAAGGGCTTACAAGTATAGACAGGgataatataattaaatgaaaaaggaagaataattATGAAACTAAAGAGTGAAGGTTGTTTGGAAACAAATTGAGAGAAAATTATACTCCACTTCCCATCAGCAAGTGATGTTCGTTGAAGTCTTTGGAGGCACTGACTCAGTATGCCCACCCCtggttttccttcccctttcacaTCTTTcctgctgagtgtgacatcatccagtacggaatatccctttggttggtttaggtcaggtgccctggtgatgtcccctcccaaCCTCGTGCTCACATGCATACCTGCTGGCTTTGTGGGGCTTGGAGAGAGTCTTGATGCCGTGTCAACACTGCTCCACTATAGCCCCAATGTTGGTGTGATGGCAATGCTGTTCTAGctccaagtgcagagcacagcactctaggggctgctgtggggaatgCTGAGTCTGTCCCACATAGCCGCAATACAGGCAAGTGCCCACAAGGGACGAACATGTGCATGAATGTGACAACATGTACAGCACAGACAGAATTTGAGGAAAGCACATGTTTTGAAGAGATAGAGAGGGGAGGTGGACTGTGAGCCTTCCAGAAGGCACGGGAGCCAGGTCTGTTGACAAAACAATGTCAGCTTTCTTGGGCCTTGAACTTAAGGCCTGAGAATTCCATTTGTTAGGCTGAGTAGCAGTGGTAAGGAAAGTGCTGGAGTGCCCCGACTGATCACTGGTGGGTGTCATGACAGAAATAACCTTGCATCATGTAAGGAGATGGTGtatgattttattcattttttaaagcaaaaaagcatCAAGTTATGGGAGTGAAGAAGGAATTCCCTATGGACAGGATCTGCACTGTGTGTCTTGGGAAAACCCACCCGGCTCTGTCCGATGCTGGTAGAAGGCAGGATCACCTGCACATGAAAGCATTCCTTTCTGTGTACATTCATCTTGTTATTCCTTCTAACTAAAACAGCCACTGACCTGTTGGGCCTTTCTTTTGTGATCCAGAAAGGGCCCTGCACAACCTCTCCCCCTTTACAGACACCCCTGGgtcagagcaggaggaggcaaaACAGGCCAGCAGGTTTTCCCTGAGGGCAGTGTCAGCAGGGGTAGGGtcacaggcaggagctgggtcACCTGTAGCCAAAGGGGCCCCAGAGAGTCCCTAGGGAGTCACCCAGACTGACAACATTTGCCTTTACTGGACTCTTCCAGCACGTGAACTGAGTCTTCTGCCCACACTGACATGTGTTGCCTGGAAATACTTGGGCCTCCCTACCTGCCACTCAGGAGTTGCCTTCTTTGGGGAAAGGGCATaaagcaggaaatgaaaagcagcatcACAGGAAGGCAACACACATCCCGTATCATTAGGTGGGATGTTTTGCATTCAAGAGCAGCTTGTCAGAAAATAGTCCCTGCTTCAAGGGATGCCTCTGGACATGGGGCAGCTAAGGCCCACTATAAAAGCCAGCCCAGCTCCGTGCTCTCTCATCCACTTCTCTGGCCTTCTTCTTGTTGGGAACCAGGTGAGTGTGAAGCCCCTTCTTGTCCCCCTCATTCTTCCACAGGAGGACACAGTTCCTTGGACCTTTCAGCTGCTATCAGCTGTGTGCCCTGCCAAATCTTGGGACTGCTGGTTGTGGGAGAGTCAAGGGGTAGAAGGTTTGTCATGGAGGAAGATTGGGCCTTTGGTGTGATGGTTCTTATGCTGAAGCCTAGGGTGTATCCTGGCTGTGGTGGCTCTTTTTGGGCCCTGTCAGGATGCAGCCAAGAATGCCTCGCAcatccctgcacagcctccagCTCACAGTACTGCCTGTGCCTTGGATCTGTTAGGGTCTGGTAGCAGGCTGCTCCTCATGCATGCCCATGTTAAACTTCCTATCTGCCCTCTCTCCCAGGTGAACCTCCTGCCCCCAGACATGTCCTGCTACGACCAGTGCCGGCCATGCCAGCCCTGCGGCCCAACCCCgctggccagcagctgcaacgagccctgCGTCAGGCAGTGCCAGAACTCCACCATCGTCATCCAGCCCTCTCCCGTGGTGGtgaccctgcccggccccatcctcagctccttcccgcaGAACACGGCTGTGGGATCCTCCACCTCTGCTGCCgttggcagcatcctcagctgtgACGGAGTCCCCATCAACTCTGGGTGCTGTGACCTCTCCTGCATTACCAGCCGCTACTGTGGCAGCAGGTGCCGTCCCTGCTAAAGATGCCAGACAGTGCCCCAGACCAGGACCCTAGGAACTCGCAACATGCTGCTGGCCAAAATGGATGGAAGAAGAGACCTCATGTTGTTGTTCTAAGAGGACCTGACCATCTCTGGCTTGTCCTGTAAAGACAGATAGGAAGGGGCCAGCCCGGAGTCTATGACAACATGACCAATGTCTTCCTATCCTGTTTTCTACAcgctctttttctttctttgctttcttgccCTCTCCTTTGTGTGAGGCCCCCAGAAACCAGCCTGGAGAGACCTGCTAGCCCCTCTCCCCATGTGGACCAGGTAGATTGATGCCCTGTTGCAAGTCTGCCATTGGAAAAGATGAACAGATTtttgtctgctcctgctgtgctaCGATCTCGGGGCCTCCTCTTGGAGTCACCTCCTTTCCCTCCTGAGCCTTGATAAACATTTGCAGCAACCCTGAGTGTGTCCCTGTGTGGTCTTTTCATCTGGATACTGATGGCCAAGGGAGAAAACCATTCCTTAGTGGGAAtaggctgggggcactgcctcaTTCCTCTAGGCACTGGAGGGTGGGGCATACTGCAGCAATTCCTCTTTCAGGCAGTGTCTCTTGAAGGTGAGGAAGACATCTTTAGTTCCTCCACAACCAATGGCCACCAGTCCTTGACTTGTGACGTCTCTGCCTAGACAAGCGCTGTTGACATTGTAGACCCCAGCCCTTGGGGAAGAGTGTTTGTCTTGCTATgggtggggctgtgctggggatggAGGTTCAGACAAAGATGATCTCAAAGGATTGCAGAAACTGGGAATGGGTAATTTTCTTGGCGATGGCCCTCTGTCTCACTTCCACATTCACCTTTCTTCCACCACGTGATCATGGGTATCATGTCTGGGCATGGAGAGCAGAAACAGTTTCCCTGTGCACCCCCATCACACTACAGCACAGTGTCTGGCATGGCCCAGCTGTTGCCAGGATGCATAGGGCTGAGGGGATCCACAGGTTTGTACTGGTACCAGTCCCATCAGGTCACACACTGGAGTCCCCAGGCCCTGTGAACTCAACTCCTTTTTTATGAAGGCAGGCCCAGGACAGGCACCGGTGCACAAACACTCATGGCTTCTctgtcttgctttctttttcccaagCATGGATCATCTTTCACCAGGCCCTGGAACTCAGAGGCCCACAGGCAGTACAACCCCATCATGCTCCAGAAAAGAGATCATGTGGGGGCAGATATCCCAGTGTCTCTGATGAGACATGGCAGTGAGAATGCGACCTGGTTCTGCACTCAGCAAGGTCTGTATATGGGCGCTGAATGTCACAGGGTATGCACCAGCCCAACCACAGGGCACACGCTGGGGGATCTTCTCCCAGGCACCAAGCTCCTCTGTCATTCCCAGAGCCATGAGGATGTAGTGGCCCTTTTGCTTCATGCAGCACCACTGCTCTCCACTCCCAGGCAAGGGCCTTCCCACATCTGCAAACCTTGGGGTCCTGTGGTGTGGGGGTGATTTAGTTTCACACAGACTGTACATGCTGCCAGTGCCAAGGGACCAGGATGGGGGATGGGGCTATTGCTCCATGGTGTGAGGATGGGGGGACCTCTCCCCAGGCCAGGTTCTCTGGGAGGCAGTGCTAGCTCAGGTGGCAGTGCAAGGGCAACAAGCATCAGAACCAAGCCCACCAAAGTCCAGGATAACCATGGCTCCCAGCTCTGGCCTGAGCCCTAGCCCAGGGTCTCTGCATAAGCTCAGGCCTAGCatagccctgccccagctctgctgcatgtGTGCCTGTGCCTGGCCTTGCCTAATCTTGTCTTGTCTTGGTAAAAAGGCATCGTCCACATAGCATCTCATTGTCTCTGAAAACCATAGAAAAACAGAATGCTAGGATATACTAAGTTAGAACAGACAAACAAGGGTCATCAAGTCCATCTCCTCTAGCTTCACCTGCAAACTACGGGTATGAGACTGTTGTCCGTGTGGTGCAATttcctgaagtaactaggaaaataaaactaacattcacatttcaaagaaaatgtacagcattgaagaggctttcagggtggGGTGTAGCTGCAttataagctgcactttttgctaccctgatccaaggacctgtcatgttttgacaaacgctgtaccctagtgtactgttgctcattataatatcattataataccaaaacacacctccatcccaaaagctacctgccTCCAAGGTGTGACCACCCcacactgagcatgcgctctgaatttcttggagcctattactttaaacagagacgggagaacttttcaccaatcataatgtattggatgtaggaatagaaggtattttgagcaagtttgctgatgacaccaaacttggaggagttgtggactcgaatgagggtggaaaggccttgcagagggatctggataggttggagagctgggcgatcgctaaccgcatgaagttcaataagagcaagtgccgggtcctgcacctgggacggggaaaccctggctgcacgtacagactgggcgatgagatgctggagagcagcctagaagagagggatctgggggtcgtggtagacagcaagttgaatatgagccagcagtgtgccctggcagccaggagggccaaccgtgtcctggggtgcatcaagcacggcatcgctagtaggtcgagggaggtgattgtcccgctctactctgcgctggtgcggcctcacctcgagtactgtgtgcagttctgggcaccacagtataaaaaggacatgaaactgttggacaGTGTCCAGaagagggctacgaagatggtgaaaggcctggaggggaagacgtacgaggaatggctgagggcactgggcctgttcagcctggagaagaggaggctgaggggagacctcatcgcagtctacaacttcctcgtaagggggtgtcgagaggcaggagaccttttctccattaacaccagcgacagaacccgcgggaacagggttaagctgaggcaggggaagtttaggcttgacatcaggaggaagttcttcacagagagagtggatgcacactggaacaggctccccagggaagtggtcactgcactgagcctgactgaatttaagaagagattggactgtgcgcttagtcacatggtctgaacttttgggtagacctgtgcggtgtcaagagttggacttgatgatccttaagggtcccttccaactcaggatattctatgattctatgattctataactaagatatgcgtgactagagtcactcaagctccacctaaaagacagaaaataatataaattggcctaagagagaggggatgttagggaagataccaccatcaggggagataccatcccaa
This portion of the Anas platyrhynchos isolate ZD024472 breed Pekin duck chromosome 28, IASCAAS_PekinDuck_T2T, whole genome shotgun sequence genome encodes:
- the LOC139999697 gene encoding feather keratin Cos2-3-like; this encodes MPLDMGQLRPTIKASPAPCSLIHFSGLLLVGNQVNLLPPDMSCYDQCRPCQPCGPTPLASSCNEPCVRQCQNSTIVIQPSPVVVTLPGPILSSFPQNTAVGSSTSAAVGSILSCDGVPINSGCCDLSCITSRYCGSRCRPC